In Monodelphis domestica isolate mMonDom1 chromosome 3, mMonDom1.pri, whole genome shotgun sequence, the following proteins share a genomic window:
- the LOC103096612 gene encoding ras GTPase-activating-like protein IQGAP2 translates to MALMKPEAQLPTVHPFAAVLYQDELFNLQEQSSLNYLAPEELSTTVEKVSAFALLNQALETEDLELTQDRLKNPSIDFNNLDEAHLER, encoded by the exons ATGGCACTCATGAAACCTGAGGCCCAGCTCCCGACCGTTCATCCCTTTGCTGCTGTTCTGTATCAGGATGAACTGTTCAACCTTCAGGAACAGAGCTCTTTG AACTACTTGGCCCCCGAGGAGCTGTCCACGACAGTAGAGAAGGTGTCAGCCTTTGCTCTGCTTAACCAGGCGTTGGAAACCGAGGATCTTGAGTTGACCCAGGATCGTCTCAAAAATCCCTCAATTGACTTCAATAACCTGGATGAAGCACACTTGGAACGGTAA